One stretch of Tepidibacter hydrothermalis DNA includes these proteins:
- a CDS encoding aminoglycoside phosphotransferase family protein, whose protein sequence is MSTKMGRKINEGSSAEVFEWENDEKIIKLAKNKKRHQSMLTEYLNSQVAWDNGVSVPQPFGLVDVDGRPGIIFERIYGETLMERFVNQKGFNYEDVARITAKILSETHGKKIPNIRSQREAIIYSINGANYLTNSEKKLVVDILNNIPIKEQLCHGDPNLNNILIRDNKALLIDWRHASIGNPETDLAEYILMTRYAIVPMVRQAILPRHIPSEIEYYINSIKEEIIKVFIDEYTKLSDITSEDIDSWIIPMAARRLSVGIIPKSEKEQLVGEIRRRLKIYK, encoded by the coding sequence ATGAGTACAAAAATGGGTAGGAAAATTAATGAAGGTAGTTCTGCCGAGGTTTTTGAGTGGGAAAATGATGAAAAAATAATTAAGTTAGCAAAGAATAAAAAAAGACATCAATCAATGCTAACAGAGTATTTAAACAGTCAAGTTGCTTGGGATAATGGAGTATCTGTACCCCAACCTTTCGGATTAGTAGATGTTGATGGGCGTCCAGGAATTATATTTGAACGTATATATGGGGAAACCTTGATGGAACGTTTTGTAAATCAAAAAGGATTCAATTACGAAGATGTCGCACGAATAACAGCTAAAATTCTAAGTGAAACACATGGGAAGAAAATTCCGAATATTCGGTCTCAAAGAGAGGCTATTATATATTCTATAAATGGAGCAAATTATCTAACAAACTCAGAGAAGAAATTAGTCGTTGATATCTTAAATAACATACCGATAAAAGAACAATTATGTCACGGAGACCCTAACCTGAATAATATATTAATTAGAGACAATAAAGCTTTATTAATTGACTGGAGACATGCTTCTATAGGTAATCCAGAAACTGATTTAGCAGAATATATTCTTATGACTAGATATGCAATAGTACCAATGGTTAGACAGGCGATATTACCAAGACATATTCCTAGTGAAATTGAATACTATATTAACTCAATTAAAGAGGAAATAATTAAAGTGTTCATAGATGAATATACTAAACTGTCAGATATAACTTCTGAGGATATAGATTCTTGGATTATACCTATGGCAGCTCGCAGGCTATCTGTCGGTATAATACCTAAATCTGAAAAGGAACAACTTGTTGGTGAAATTAGAAGAAGACTCAAAATATATAAATAG
- a CDS encoding N-acetyltransferase has product MIRKLKNEEINKVMDIWKESTIKAHNFIDKEYWENNYDDVKNIYIPISDTFVYDNGENIKGFISIINNEFIGALFVDVNYQGLGIGSKLIDYVIKKYEKLNLAVYKENEKAVKFYANKGFKIIKEQKNEDSGFKEYIMKKLYLE; this is encoded by the coding sequence ATGATAAGAAAGTTGAAAAATGAAGAGATAAATAAAGTTATGGATATATGGAAAGAGAGCACAATTAAGGCACATAATTTTATTGATAAAGAATACTGGGAAAATAATTATGATGATGTGAAAAATATTTATATACCTATTTCAGATACTTTTGTATATGATAATGGAGAAAATATAAAGGGGTTTATAAGTATAATAAATAATGAATTCATAGGCGCTTTGTTTGTAGATGTTAATTATCAAGGATTAGGTATAGGAAGTAAATTAATAGATTATGTAATAAAAAAATATGAGAAGTTAAATTTAGCTGTTTATAAAGAAAATGAAAAAGCTGTTAAGTTTTATGCTAATAAAGGCTTTAAAATTATTAAAGAACAAAAAAATGAGGATTCTGGATTTAAAGAATATATAATGAAAAAACTGTACTTAGAATAG
- the truA gene encoding tRNA pseudouridine(38-40) synthase TruA — protein sequence MQNYKMMIAYDGRKYTGYNKSKGKLEKSIQGKLELILSKLYEEEVEVISAVSTDAGVHAKGQIVNFTAPNSRLDEKEIFDYFEKYLTDDIIILSVETVDERFHSRYLMKSLTYEYRLWKKDAPNRPLFERQYVNLMNQTLDVAKIKKAVKYLLGEHDFLAFTTNKKTRKSIKKIVDLDVRETKNEIIITMTANGFLLNMERIIVGTLIQVGLGQLPMNIIEKAFKSKDMNDVGHKASAGALCLLSVEY from the coding sequence ATGCAAAACTATAAGATGATGATAGCTTATGATGGTAGAAAATATACAGGGTACAATAAATCAAAAGGTAAATTAGAAAAGAGTATTCAAGGTAAGTTAGAATTAATATTATCAAAGCTCTATGAAGAAGAAGTAGAGGTTATTAGTGCAGTTAGTACTGATGCTGGGGTACATGCTAAAGGACAAATTGTTAATTTTACAGCACCAAATAGTCGTTTGGATGAGAAAGAAATTTTTGATTATTTTGAAAAATATTTAACTGATGATATTATTATATTATCAGTAGAAACTGTTGATGAGAGATTTCATAGTAGATATTTAATGAAAAGTTTAACTTATGAGTATCGTTTATGGAAAAAAGATGCTCCTAATCGTCCTTTGTTTGAGAGACAATATGTTAACTTAATGAATCAAACATTAGATGTAGCTAAAATTAAAAAAGCTGTAAAGTACCTTTTAGGAGAACATGATTTCTTAGCGTTTACTACTAATAAGAAAACAAGAAAATCAATTAAAAAAATAGTAGATCTTGATGTAAGAGAAACTAAAAATGAAATTATTATTACTATGACAGCAAATGGATTTTTATTAAATATGGAAAGAATAATAGTAGGTACACTAATTCAAGTTGGTCTTGGTCAATTACCTATGAATATAATTGAGAAAGCTTTTAAATCTAAGGATATGAATGATGTAGGTCATAAAGCTAGTGCAGGAGCACTTTGTTTATTAAGTGTTGAATACTAG
- a CDS encoding GHKL domain-containing protein yields the protein MSGNGLGLAIVRAILDKHNGRYQIYIKNKKFVFDMLI from the coding sequence ATTAGTGGAAATGGTCTTGGACTTGCAATTGTGAGAGCAATTTTAGATAAGCATAATGGAAGATATCAAATATACATTAAGAATAAAAAATTTGTTTTTGATATGCTTATCTAA
- a CDS encoding haloalkane dehalogenase: MTQKILKTPSHRFSNLKDYPFKSNYIDVGGVNMHYVDEGDKNNKVIFLFHGQPSWSYLYRHMIPQLVNEGYRVIAPDLIGFGKSDKPTHSSDHSYSAHVKWMSTFIEKLGIKHAAAFMQDWGGMIGLRVLANNPEWLDRLVVANTALAESKGFERWMLPKMLKIIRSTSLNPTIQSLEKKMNYANWAAYFSRSKKLEIGKIMQLLTTKSLSKDEMEAYDAPFPTPDYYAGPRKMPEIVVSDLDKAYEDWQKLKQWKNPVLTLFSDKDPFLADQGYDKLFQQNFPGAKGQPHITMTNASHFLQEDQSSELVSRILNWLKHTKF, from the coding sequence ATGACTCAAAAAATATTAAAAACACCTAGTCATCGTTTTTCAAATTTAAAAGACTATCCATTCAAATCAAACTATATAGATGTAGGCGGCGTTAATATGCACTATGTAGATGAAGGAGATAAAAATAACAAAGTCATCTTCTTATTCCATGGGCAACCTTCCTGGAGTTATTTGTACAGACATATGATTCCTCAATTAGTAAATGAAGGCTACCGTGTTATCGCTCCAGATTTAATCGGCTTTGGTAAATCGGATAAGCCAACTCATTCTAGTGACCACTCGTACAGCGCCCATGTAAAATGGATGTCTACTTTTATAGAAAAACTAGGCATTAAGCATGCAGCGGCCTTTATGCAAGACTGGGGTGGCATGATTGGTCTTCGTGTTTTAGCAAACAACCCAGAATGGTTAGACAGATTAGTAGTTGCTAACACAGCACTTGCTGAATCAAAAGGCTTCGAAAGATGGATGTTGCCAAAGATGTTAAAAATCATTCGCTCAACAAGTTTGAACCCAACGATTCAAAGTCTTGAAAAGAAAATGAATTATGCTAACTGGGCCGCCTACTTCAGTCGATCTAAGAAACTTGAAATTGGTAAAATCATGCAGTTATTAACAACTAAAAGCCTTTCAAAAGATGAAATGGAAGCATATGACGCACCATTCCCGACACCTGATTATTATGCGGGACCACGTAAAATGCCTGAAATTGTTGTTTCAGATTTAGATAAAGCTTATGAGGATTGGCAAAAATTAAAACAATGGAAAAATCCTGTGCTAACATTGTTTAGTGATAAAGATCCATTCCTTGCAGATCAAGGATATGACAAATTATTTCAACAAAACTTTCCTGGTGCAAAAGGGCAACCTCATATTACAATGACAAATGCCTCCCACTTCTTACAAGAAGATCAATCTTCAGAACTTGTAAGCAGAATATTGAATTGGCTTAAGCATACAAAGTTTTAA
- the uvrA gene encoding excinuclease ABC subunit UvrA: MFDYIEVKGANEHNLKNISINIPKYQLVAVTGPSGSGKSTFAFDILQRECQRQYMESMGMVTDGMNKARVDSIAGLSPSISISQGINNRNPRSTVGTFTEVLTYLRLLYAKCGIRECPHCQQLCYPIFDTEDIDDVGSNQKIIYCSRCKSSIPVLTMAHFSFNKSEGFCEQCSGIGEVNEIDPMGIIDEHISVGQGAVQMWQGVMAQHYEKVLTKLAKHYQLEFDVKKSIKDYNDLEHLIFFEGIKSENFKELYSHIDPPKKVSDGYFEGILTFLKKKSAENIRKGSSNKNIEKCFLRAICPVCHGTRLNEQARSVYVDNKSIIEVSSYTIDELKNWVLSLDKQLGYQNKEVLDSIVNDILRRIESISNIGLGYLTIDRTIQSLSGGEAQRLRMASLMDSGLTGVLYILDEPTTGLHPKDTLKILEALKKLVEIGNTVMVIEHDMDFVSQCDYVIDFGPNSGSQGGQIVAYGKPEDISGFELSLTGKYLNKSYKAKLDISSRNFNEIHIVNAREHNLKNVNVSIPLNKFVTVTGVSGSGKSTLVFNILAGIYDGKKKDVDSVEGLHHVKHVIQVKQQRIGRSSRSTIATYTDIFTAIRTLFSSQLSAKERCLKSSDFSFNVKGGRCEKCRGLGSIPLDMHFLDDIEVECPVCYGKRFNPHVLEVMYKNYTISEILDMTVKQNMEIFSDQKEVLNRLSVLNEVGLGYLTLGQSTSTLSGGECQRIKLAKELGRAQGEHTLFLLDEPTTGLHPSDTEKLITLLNKLVYKGHSVIVIEHSMDVISQSDWIIDLGPEGGSKGGMIVAEGPPATIAATAESHTGRFLKI, translated from the coding sequence ATGTTTGATTATATAGAGGTAAAAGGAGCAAATGAACATAATTTAAAAAATATTTCTATCAATATACCAAAGTATCAACTAGTTGCAGTTACAGGTCCATCGGGTTCCGGAAAATCAACATTTGCTTTTGATATTCTTCAACGAGAGTGTCAAAGACAATACATGGAATCAATGGGTATGGTGACCGATGGTATGAATAAAGCGAGGGTTGATAGTATCGCTGGTCTATCTCCATCTATTAGCATTTCTCAAGGGATTAATAATAGGAATCCAAGATCAACAGTAGGAACATTTACGGAGGTATTGACGTATTTAAGACTTCTTTATGCTAAGTGTGGTATAAGGGAATGCCCTCATTGCCAGCAGTTATGTTATCCTATTTTTGATACAGAAGATATTGATGACGTTGGGTCAAACCAGAAAATAATTTACTGTTCTCGCTGTAAGAGCAGTATTCCAGTGTTGACAATGGCTCATTTTTCATTTAATAAATCAGAAGGTTTTTGTGAACAGTGCAGTGGGATTGGTGAAGTTAATGAAATAGACCCGATGGGTATTATTGACGAACACATTTCTGTTGGACAAGGTGCAGTTCAGATGTGGCAAGGTGTAATGGCTCAACACTATGAAAAAGTGCTTACAAAATTGGCTAAGCATTATCAATTAGAATTTGATGTTAAGAAATCTATCAAAGATTATAATGATTTGGAGCATTTAATATTCTTTGAAGGTATTAAAAGTGAGAATTTTAAAGAGTTATATTCTCATATAGATCCACCCAAAAAAGTTAGTGATGGGTATTTTGAGGGAATTTTAACATTTTTAAAGAAAAAGTCTGCTGAAAATATTAGAAAAGGATCGTCAAATAAAAATATTGAAAAGTGTTTCTTAAGAGCGATTTGTCCTGTATGCCATGGAACAAGGCTTAATGAACAAGCAAGAAGCGTATATGTAGATAATAAATCTATTATTGAGGTTTCATCCTATACAATCGATGAGTTAAAAAATTGGGTGTTATCCCTTGATAAACAATTAGGTTATCAAAACAAAGAAGTGTTGGATTCAATAGTTAACGATATTTTACGACGCATTGAGAGCATATCTAATATTGGTTTGGGGTATTTAACAATTGATAGAACAATTCAATCATTATCTGGTGGTGAGGCACAAAGGCTTCGAATGGCAAGTTTGATGGACTCTGGGTTGACTGGTGTATTATACATATTGGATGAACCAACAACAGGGTTACATCCAAAAGACACATTAAAAATACTAGAAGCATTAAAAAAATTAGTAGAAATAGGCAATACAGTGATGGTTATTGAACATGATATGGATTTTGTAAGCCAGTGTGATTATGTTATCGACTTTGGACCAAATTCAGGAAGTCAGGGCGGTCAAATTGTGGCATATGGAAAACCTGAGGATATTTCAGGTTTTGAGTTATCATTGACAGGAAAATATTTAAATAAGTCTTATAAAGCAAAACTAGATATTAGTAGTCGTAATTTTAATGAAATTCATATTGTTAATGCCCGTGAGCATAATTTAAAGAATGTGAATGTTAGTATACCTCTTAATAAGTTTGTTACAGTAACGGGTGTTTCTGGGTCAGGTAAATCTACGCTTGTATTTAATATCTTGGCAGGAATTTATGATGGAAAGAAAAAGGACGTTGATTCAGTTGAAGGTCTGCATCATGTAAAGCATGTGATTCAAGTAAAACAACAAAGAATAGGGAGATCTTCTCGATCAACAATAGCTACTTACACTGATATTTTTACAGCAATTCGGACTTTATTTTCAAGTCAACTATCAGCAAAGGAACGTTGTTTAAAAAGTAGTGACTTTTCATTCAATGTAAAAGGTGGTAGATGTGAAAAATGTCGTGGATTAGGGTCTATACCTCTAGATATGCATTTTTTAGATGATATTGAAGTAGAATGTCCAGTGTGCTATGGTAAAAGATTTAACCCTCATGTACTTGAGGTGATGTATAAAAATTACACGATTTCGGAAATACTTGATATGACCGTTAAGCAAAATATGGAGATATTTAGTGATCAGAAAGAAGTGTTAAATCGCCTAAGTGTGCTTAATGAAGTAGGATTAGGCTATCTTACACTTGGACAGTCAACTTCAACACTTTCAGGAGGAGAATGCCAAAGAATTAAATTAGCAAAAGAGTTGGGTCGTGCACAGGGAGAACATACACTTTTTTTACTAGATGAACCGACAACAGGATTACACCCTAGTGATACAGAAAAATTAATTACACTTTTAAACAAACTTGTTTACAAAGGTCATTCAGTAATTGTTATTGAACATTCTATGGATGTGATATCACAAAGTGACTGGATTATTGATCTAGGACCAGAAGGCGGATCCAAAGGCGGAATGATTGTAGCAGAAGGTCCACCAGCAACGATTGCTGCAACAGCTGAGAGTCATACTGGAAGATTTTTAAAAATTTAG
- the glgA gene encoding glycogen synthase GlgA — protein MLKVLYVASEAVPFVKVGGLADVAFSLPKSLRNLGIDIRVIIPKYKEILEKFKSNMKCITEFTIPVGLKKQDCRIEYLEYEGVPFYFIDQQYYFEREGIYGFDDDDERFSYLCKAVLGAIENMDFKPNIIHCNDWHSGMICPLLKEYQKNNPRFSNIKTVFTIHNLKYQGIYSKKILESLLNLGMKYYDDDALKHYKGVSFMKAGINYADLVTTVSKTYSEEIQRSSYGEGLDDAIRKRKNDLYGIINGVDYNIYDPSKDDDIFVKYNVNCLQNKMENKVNLQKLLNLPVNKKAPLIAIVSRLTYTKGIELLIPILENLLSKDIQMVILGMGDPKIESKIKDFAYKYPEKLSANILFNEVLAHKIYAASDIFLMPSLREPCGLSQLIALKYGSIPIVRKTGGLKDTINSYNKSTGEGNGFRFTDCNGDNILNIIDRALKCYKDKRTWKKITINAMKANYSWENSTKEYKKLYESLVMS, from the coding sequence ATGCTAAAAGTATTATATGTGGCATCTGAAGCTGTTCCTTTTGTAAAGGTAGGAGGACTTGCGGACGTAGCGTTTTCGTTACCAAAGTCACTAAGAAATCTTGGAATTGATATAAGAGTTATAATTCCAAAATATAAGGAGATTTTGGAGAAATTTAAAAGTAATATGAAGTGTATTACTGAATTTACTATTCCAGTAGGATTGAAAAAACAAGATTGTAGGATTGAATATTTAGAATATGAGGGTGTTCCATTTTATTTTATTGATCAACAATATTATTTTGAAAGAGAAGGAATATATGGATTTGATGATGATGATGAAAGATTTTCTTATCTTTGCAAAGCCGTACTGGGAGCAATTGAAAATATGGATTTTAAACCAAATATTATTCATTGTAATGATTGGCATAGTGGGATGATTTGTCCTTTATTAAAGGAATATCAAAAGAATAACCCTAGGTTTTCCAATATTAAAACTGTGTTTACTATACACAATTTAAAGTACCAAGGGATTTATTCTAAAAAAATACTAGAATCCTTATTAAACTTGGGAATGAAGTATTATGATGATGATGCGCTTAAACATTACAAAGGAGTAAGTTTTATGAAGGCAGGAATCAATTATGCTGATTTAGTTACAACCGTTAGCAAGACCTACTCTGAAGAAATACAAAGATCATCATATGGAGAAGGTTTAGATGATGCTATAAGAAAGAGAAAGAATGACTTATATGGGATTATAAATGGAGTAGATTATAACATTTATGACCCTAGCAAAGATGATGATATTTTTGTTAAATATAATGTGAATTGTTTACAAAATAAGATGGAAAACAAAGTTAATCTGCAAAAACTATTAAATCTGCCTGTAAATAAAAAAGCCCCCTTAATTGCTATAGTTTCTAGGTTAACATATACAAAAGGAATAGAATTATTGATTCCTATACTTGAGAATCTATTATCTAAAGATATACAGATGGTGATTTTAGGAATGGGTGATCCTAAAATTGAATCTAAAATAAAGGATTTTGCTTATAAATATCCTGAAAAATTATCAGCTAATATTTTATTTAATGAGGTCTTAGCGCATAAAATATATGCTGCTTCTGATATATTCTTGATGCCTTCTTTAAGGGAACCTTGTGGATTATCTCAGTTAATTGCTCTTAAATATGGAAGCATTCCTATAGTAAGAAAAACTGGAGGATTGAAGGATACGATTAATTCATATAATAAATCTACCGGAGAGGGTAACGGCTTTAGATTTACTGATTGTAATGGGGATAACATACTTAATATAATTGATAGGGCATTGAAGTGTTATAAAGATAAACGCACCTGGAAAAAAATAACAATAAATGCCATGAAAGCAAATTATAGTTGGGAAAATTCTACTAAAGAATATAAAAAATTATATGAAAGTTTAGTTATGAGTTAA
- a CDS encoding superoxide dismutase family protein, with product MKSKYQCIAIANIRGGPISPKIKGVVFIKDVPGGAWVYVNMQGLPSYQPTKEDIAPIGPFGFHIHEFGNCNIGESDNPFKDAGGHWNPTDQPHGNHAGDFPVLFSNNGRAIMAFFTNKFKVRDVIGKSIIIHENLDDYTTQPSGNAGRRMACGIIKPYYNCI from the coding sequence ATGAAAAGCAAATACCAGTGTATAGCTATAGCTAATATAAGAGGAGGACCAATTAGCCCCAAAATTAAAGGTGTAGTATTTATAAAAGATGTACCTGGGGGTGCTTGGGTATATGTGAATATGCAGGGATTGCCGTCATACCAACCTACAAAGGAAGATATAGCTCCTATAGGACCTTTTGGATTTCATATACATGAGTTTGGAAATTGTAACATAGGAGAAAGTGATAATCCTTTTAAAGATGCTGGTGGTCATTGGAATCCAACTGATCAACCTCATGGGAATCATGCAGGCGATTTTCCAGTTCTATTTTCCAATAATGGAAGAGCTATAATGGCGTTTTTTACTAATAAATTCAAGGTTAGAGACGTAATAGGAAAATCTATTATAATACATGAAAATCTCGATGATTATACAACACAACCTTCAGGTAATGCAGGAAGAAGAATGGCTTGCGGAATAATAAAACCATACTATAATTGTATATAA
- a CDS encoding MerR family transcriptional regulator, with translation MITKFLISEAAKKYNISRATLIYYDNINLLNPSYNHENGYRYYTYKDLEKLELILTLKESGLHLSDIKSFLDRPSHEESIHLLNRQNYKINQKIQELKKLQIILEKRTSLLSEYEKIEFYNDIRLNYYPEISVCKVDLNYNSKNPYEDATNRLKETLDASITSYGSITSKYGLCIDIEQLYNSDFNRYKYVFDYLSQHIDIGDILKLPGSYYVRCIHKGPYNMAHTSFHKLLNYINLHHYTITGDAFLVPLVDLWATTSEDDYKSELLIPVEIE, from the coding sequence ATGATCACTAAATTTCTTATCAGTGAAGCTGCAAAAAAATATAATATTTCAAGAGCTACATTGATTTATTATGACAATATTAATTTGCTTAACCCTTCATACAATCATGAAAATGGATATAGATATTATACCTATAAAGATTTAGAGAAATTAGAGTTGATTCTTACATTAAAAGAAAGTGGTCTGCATCTAAGTGACATCAAATCATTTTTAGATAGACCTTCCCACGAGGAGAGTATCCATCTACTAAATCGCCAAAATTATAAAATCAACCAAAAGATACAAGAACTTAAAAAATTACAAATAATTCTAGAAAAGCGAACTAGTTTACTTAGTGAATATGAGAAAATTGAATTCTATAATGATATTCGATTAAACTATTATCCTGAAATTAGCGTCTGTAAAGTTGACCTCAATTATAATAGTAAAAACCCTTATGAGGATGCAACTAACCGTTTAAAAGAAACTTTAGATGCTTCAATAACTAGTTATGGATCTATAACAAGTAAATATGGACTTTGTATTGATATAGAACAGCTTTATAATAGTGATTTTAACCGTTATAAATATGTTTTTGACTATTTAAGTCAACATATTGATATAGGAGATATCTTAAAGCTCCCAGGCAGTTATTATGTACGTTGCATCCACAAAGGCCCTTATAATATGGCGCATACATCATTCCATAAATTACTTAATTATATTAATCTACATCATTACACAATCACTGGAGATGCATTCTTAGTGCCACTTGTTGATTTGTGGGCGACCACTTCAGAAGATGATTATAAAAGTGAACTACTCATACCTGTTGAAATTGAATAG
- a CDS encoding glucose-1-phosphate adenylyltransferase, giving the protein MIKSKKEIVAMLLAGGRGSRLRELTINMAKPAIHFGGKYRLIDFTLSNCCNSGINTVGVLTQYNPLELNYYIGIGSDWHIHRPNGTVTILPPYAGLKGGRWYKGTANAIYENIDFVDRYEPEYVLILSGDHIYKMDYYSLLEYHKKKGSLVTIAATRVAWDQTNRFGIMNIDNNNKIYEFEEKAKNATSNLASMGVYIFNWKLLKKYLIEDDKNPNSSNDFGNDIIPKMLEDRLDIFAYEFKEYWRDVGTVESLWKANMDLLKENSKLNLYDNNWNIYSKLYNHPPHYVGETGKVNSSILSEGCIIHGEVQNSVLSPRVYIGKHSKVIDSVIMPNVIIKDNVILERVIVMEHVVVKSGTIIKNRNDKIFIVKDT; this is encoded by the coding sequence ATGATAAAGTCAAAAAAAGAAATAGTTGCAATGCTATTGGCAGGAGGTCGTGGATCACGATTAAGAGAATTGACTATAAATATGGCAAAGCCTGCAATTCATTTTGGAGGAAAATATAGACTTATTGATTTTACCTTGAGTAATTGCTGCAATTCAGGAATTAATACTGTTGGGGTACTGACACAATATAACCCTTTGGAATTAAATTACTATATAGGAATTGGAAGCGATTGGCATATTCATAGGCCAAATGGTACTGTAACCATTTTACCACCTTATGCAGGATTAAAAGGAGGTAGATGGTATAAAGGAACTGCAAATGCAATATATGAAAATATTGATTTTGTAGATAGATATGAACCTGAATATGTTTTGATATTATCTGGCGATCATATATATAAAATGGATTATTACTCATTGCTTGAATATCATAAAAAGAAAGGATCATTAGTTACTATTGCTGCTACTAGAGTTGCATGGGATCAAACAAACAGATTTGGAATAATGAATATAGATAATAATAATAAAATTTATGAATTTGAAGAAAAGGCAAAAAATGCTACAAGTAATTTGGCTTCTATGGGAGTGTATATTTTTAATTGGAAGTTACTAAAAAAATATTTAATTGAAGATGATAAGAACCCTAATTCTAGTAATGATTTTGGAAATGATATTATCCCTAAAATGTTAGAGGATAGATTAGATATATTTGCTTATGAATTTAAGGAGTATTGGAGAGATGTAGGAACTGTGGAAAGTTTATGGAAAGCAAATATGGATTTACTAAAAGAAAATAGTAAGTTGAATTTATATGATAATAATTGGAATATATACTCAAAACTTTACAATCATCCCCCTCACTATGTGGGAGAAACTGGTAAAGTTAACTCCTCTATTTTAAGTGAAGGATGTATTATTCATGGAGAAGTGCAAAATTCAGTTTTATCTCCACGAGTATATATTGGTAAACATTCTAAAGTTATAGACTCAGTAATTATGCCAAATGTTATTATTAAAGATAATGTAATTTTAGAAAGGGTTATTGTAATGGAACATGTTGTAGTAAAATCAGGAACTATAATAAAAAATAGAAATGACAAAATCTTTATAGTAAAAGATACTTAG
- a CDS encoding dihydrofolate reductase family protein gives MRKIILSLAMSLDSYIIDENGSYAWITGDGDHSLDTDEKFNFNAFLEKVDIVVMGRIAYEDAMMELFKDKRVIVATRKDMKDHDNVEFIKDDVIGYIQKLQQEEGKDIFLYGGSVLVDHFMKADIIDEFIIGIVPMILGNGKPLFFDNNPSVKLHLDRYTIQEGLSVLEYSRR, from the coding sequence ATGAGAAAAATTATTTTGAGTTTGGCAATGAGTTTAGACAGTTATATTATAGACGAGAATGGTAGTTATGCATGGATTACAGGAGATGGTGATCATTCACTAGACACAGACGAAAAATTTAATTTTAATGCATTTTTAGAGAAAGTAGATATCGTAGTTATGGGTAGAATCGCCTATGAAGATGCCATGATGGAACTATTTAAAGATAAAAGAGTTATCGTGGCTACTAGAAAGGATATGAAGGATCATGACAATGTAGAATTTATTAAAGATGATGTTATTGGTTATATTCAGAAACTACAACAGGAAGAGGGAAAAGATATCTTTCTATATGGTGGAAGTGTCTTAGTTGACCACTTTATGAAGGCAGATATCATAGATGAATTCATTATTGGGATTGTACCCATGATTTTAGGTAACGGAAAACCACTATTCTTTGATAATAATCCATCGGTAAAACTGCATCTTGATAGGTATACGATTCAAGAAGGTTTATCTGTTTTAGAATATTCAAGAAGGTAG
- a CDS encoding short chain dehydrogenase, which produces MKILVVGGTGTLGSALVSLLRKEHEVIAVGRSRGDYQVDIENRDSIKKMFEDIGPVDGIISTAGDGKMAPFQIQSDKDLDLAINSKLRGQIDLIRYGIHSVKENGFIIVTTGTASHTYMPGASSITMANVGLEGYIRAINVEAFNGVKVNAVSPFFIKETVEMMGFDVPNAVPAADTANVYKMVMDSDVSGIIADVNEYLNRR; this is translated from the coding sequence ATGAAAATTCTAGTAGTTGGCGGAACAGGAACACTTGGAAGTGCACTAGTTTCATTATTAAGAAAAGAACATGAGGTTATTGCAGTTGGTCGATCAAGAGGTGATTATCAAGTAGATATAGAAAATAGAGATTCTATAAAAAAAATGTTTGAAGATATTGGTCCAGTTGATGGTATTATTTCAACAGCTGGTGATGGTAAAATGGCTCCATTCCAAATTCAAAGTGATAAAGACCTTGATCTTGCTATTAATAGTAAATTAAGAGGTCAAATTGATCTAATAAGATATGGTATACATTCTGTTAAAGAGAATGGTTTTATTATTGTTACTACAGGTACTGCAAGTCACACTTATATGCCAGGCGCCTCTTCAATTACAATGGCAAATGTTGGTCTTGAAGGCTACATTCGTGCAATTAACGTTGAAGCGTTCAATGGTGTAAAAGTAAACGCTGTAAGCCCATTCTTTATCAAAGAAACAGTTGAAATGATGGGATTTGATGTTCCAAATGCAGTTCCAGCAGCAGATACTGCAAATGTTTATAAAATGGTAATGGATTCTGATGTATCAGGTATTATTGCTGACGTAAATGAGTATTTAAATAGAAGATAA